A section of the Castanea sativa cultivar Marrone di Chiusa Pesio chromosome 12, ASM4071231v1 genome encodes:
- the LOC142618796 gene encoding NDR1/HIN1-like protein 26 — protein MSQYFVESPKHCAKKELNLGKFRYKKLFYFLSAFVFPFLSFILLIWLILRPSKPDFSLKETNVYQLNLSSGSHLLNSSIQLSLFAKNPNKKVGIYYDELQVYAAYKGQQITTYTSLPPFYQDHEDSNLLSASLVGTGLPVAQSFGYEVGRDQTAGRLVLNLKVIGKLRWKVGTWVSGKYRFNVNCVAIMAFGPAIPTGPLTSKQGALCSTTI, from the coding sequence ATGTCTCAATACTTCGTAGAGTCTCCCAAACACTGCGCAAAGAAAGAACTGAACTTAGGCAAATTTCGCTACAAGAAGCTCTTCTACTTCTTATCTGCGTTTGTCTTCCCCTTTCTCTCATTCATTTTACTCATTTGGCTCATCTTACGCCCCTCAAAGCCTGACTTTTCCCTCAAAGAAACCAACGTCTACCAGCTAAACCTCTCATCAGGCTCTCACCTTCTCAACTCCTCTatccaactctctctctttgcaaagaacccaaataaaaaagtagGCATTTACTATGATGAGCTACAAGTTTATGCCGCTTACAAAGGACAACAGATAACAACCTATACCTCTCTTCCACCATTCTACCAAGACCATGAAGATAGTAATCTCTTATCAGCTTCTTTGGTTGGAACAGGCTTGCCTGTGGCTCAATCTTTTGGTTATGAAGTTGGACGTGATCAAACAGCAGGCAGACTAGTTCTGAACCTCAAAGTGATTGGCAAGCTTCGCTGGAAAGTTGGAACTTGGGTTTCTGGGAAGTACCGTTTTAATGTCAATTGTGTTGCAATTATGGCTTTTGGACCAGCTATACCGACAGGTCCACTGACTTCAAAGCAAGGGGCTCTGTGTTCTACTACTATATGA